The Branchiostoma floridae strain S238N-H82 chromosome 17, Bfl_VNyyK, whole genome shotgun sequence genome has a window encoding:
- the LOC118404256 gene encoding NXPE family member 3-like: MNHKFKCVLTVAMGTSVFLFFGLANKQFWQLRSYKPFHAPAPLSRHLFPNGSVDKTTADRLSRLLQEFTGSYLDIPTDNETATSADFTEFQILHPGSVYRVGDILSVMIRAKDMRNREKTRGGDFFRAKIYTERTKSSAPGRVRDFGNGTYGVRFRLLWEGDVTVSVRMVHSSSAVRVIKRVAESFPFNRSRYQRRYITENKSLIGWCSLNPNDLQGPEGGGICDFSDSYAGVEWYCQRPEGVSCSHSVFHRHNGYLKEHTDLGLTEEEMRYFKFTKNGRGLEAIKAEIQSKNSTIQVEGNSTTAGEEEQLPSCRPGLPVPVPSGYYRNGRWVSRVCATTRLSPLEYKKCLQNKVLDFLGDSTVRQWAEFLAKLLNMRSIPDPYFSSGTAGPEHYIETKWNITTRYQSHGPPLKTYVWTNATVLSNLARIIDSIPGGPDRVVVVTLGLHFSNHPLSVFIRRVRAVRAAILRLRSREPETIVVIKTPNTSGATFNNVDEWPLFQIYRVMKEMFSGLSVVLVDTWEMTDCQFHEDNAHPTNDVISEEVSYMLSYVCV; the protein is encoded by the exons ATGAACCACAAGTTCAAATGTGTCTTGACGGTTGCCATGGGAACGTCTGTTTTCCTGTTCTTCGGTTTGGCAAACAAACAGTTCTGGCAACTTCGTTCTTACAAACCTTTCCACGCTCCAGCTCCCTTAAG CCGCCATCTTTTCCCCAACGGTTCTGTGGACAAAACCACCGCAGACCGATTGTCTAGACTTCTGCAGGAATTCACGGGCAGCTACCTCGATATTCCAACAGACAACGAAACGGCAACCTCTGCCGACTTCACTGAATTCCAGATCCTACATCCGGGGTCTGTCTACAGAGTCGGCGACATTTTGTCTGTGATGATCCGCGCAAAGGACATGCGCAACAG AGAGAAGACTCGGGGAGGAGATTTCTTCCGTGCGAAGATCTACACCGAGAGGACCAAGTCCAGCGCGCCCGGCCGGGTCCGGGACTTCGGGAACGGGACGTACGGGGTGAGGTTTCGGCTCCTGTGGGAGGGTGACGTCACCGTTAGTGTGCGGATGGTCCACTCCTCCAGCGCAGTCCGTGTGATCAAACGCGTGGCTGAAAGTTTCCCCTTCAACCGCAGCAG GTATCAACGAAGATACATCACTGAAAATAAATCGTTGATTGGCTGGTGCAGTTTGAATCCTAACGACTTGCAGGGTCCAGAGGGTGGTGGCATTTGTGACTTCTCCGACAG CTATGCAGGAGTGGAGTGGTATTGCCAGAGACCTGAAGGCGTGTCCTGTAGCCATTCAGTGTTTCATCGGCACAATGGCTATCTTAAAGAACATACGGACCTAGGGCTGACTGAAGAGGAGATGCGATATTTCAAGTTTACAAA aaatggaCGGGGTCTCGAGGCCATCAAAGCCGAGATTCAAAGCAAAAATTCCACAATCCAGGTGGAAGGAAATTCTACTACAGCAGGTGAGGAGGAACAGCTACCGAGTTGCCGACCTGGACTTCCTGTCCCGGTGCCTTCTGGGTATTACCGCAATGGCCGGTGGGTATCACGTGTCTGCGCGACAACGAGGCTGTCGCCACTGGAGTACAAGAAGTGCCTGCAAAACAAAGTTCTCGACTTTCTAGGGGACTCAACCGTCCGGCAGTGGGCTGAGTTTTTAGCCAAGCTCCTAAACATGCGGAGTATTCCGGATCCTTACTTCAGTTCCGGAACGGCCGGGCCAGAGCATTACATAGAGACAAAATGGAACATAACAACTCGGTACCAGTCCCACGGACCCCCCTTAAAAACCTACGTGTGGACGAACGCTACTGTACTGAGTAATTTGGCTCGAATCATTGACAGCATCCCCGGAGGACCCGACAGAGTGGTTGTGGTCACACTTGGTCTCCATTTCAGCAATCATCCTCTCAGCGTTTTCATCCGCCGTGTTCGAGCCGTCCGGGCCGCCATCTTGCGCCTGCGCAGTAGAGAACCCGAGACAATTGTCGTCATCAAAACGCCGAACACGTCAGGAGCGACTTTCAATAACGTGGACGAATGGCCGCTATTTCAGATATACCGGGTCATGAAGGAGATGTTCTCTGGATTGTCTGTTGTGTTAGTGGACACGTGGGAAATGACCGACTGCCAGTTTCACGAAGACAATGCTCACCCAACTAATGATGTCATATCTGAGGAAGTTTCTTACATGCTGTCGTATGTTTGTGTCTAA